The Algoriphagus sp. TR-M9 genome has a window encoding:
- a CDS encoding DUF4301 family protein, with product MDAALKTKILSQGMNPDTVAQQIQHFENGFPFLNITAPATPGNGIKVLSDKELRHYLMTYPEKASKVEVLKFVPASGAASRMFKDLFAFLDGDGDLSKSAFVQKFMNNIENFAFYDDLNEVLEAEGSSINLKLDTKDYKGILAALLLDEGLGYGNLPKGLLKFHSYTDQRRTPAYEHLIEGIQYAKGKGNTVKIHFTVSPEHESKFKVEIDAILPALEKEHGCTFQISYSQQKKSTDTIAVNMDNTPFTEDDDSILFRPAGHGALLENLNDISADLIFIKNIDNVVPDRLKPTTVDYKMAIGGLLLEAQEKVFEALRRLESQQDEECVSFAANVFTNELGGKLPEGFSSLSEEAKSAFLKMKLNRPIRVCGMVKNTGEPGGGPFWVMEDDGFQSLQILETAQIDLNDPSSKDHFNKATHFNPVDLVCGTRDYKGESFDLLEFRDMMTGFITEKSKSGKNLKALELPGLWNGAMAGWNTIFVEVPLITFNPVKTVNDLLREEHQ from the coding sequence ATGGACGCAGCCTTAAAAACAAAGATTTTGTCTCAGGGAATGAACCCTGACACTGTAGCACAACAAATACAACATTTCGAGAATGGCTTTCCATTTCTAAACATTACCGCCCCTGCCACACCTGGAAATGGAATAAAAGTTTTGAGCGATAAGGAGTTAAGACATTACTTAATGACCTATCCGGAAAAAGCCTCTAAAGTAGAAGTCTTAAAGTTCGTTCCTGCTTCTGGAGCCGCTTCCAGAATGTTTAAAGATTTATTTGCCTTCTTAGATGGTGACGGAGACCTCTCCAAATCAGCTTTTGTGCAAAAGTTCATGAACAATATCGAGAACTTCGCCTTTTACGATGATCTGAATGAGGTGCTGGAAGCTGAAGGGAGCAGCATCAACTTGAAACTTGACACCAAGGATTACAAAGGTATTTTAGCAGCCTTGCTTTTGGATGAAGGCTTGGGGTATGGCAACTTACCGAAAGGCTTACTAAAATTTCATAGCTATACGGATCAGCGTAGAACTCCCGCCTATGAGCATTTGATTGAAGGCATTCAATATGCCAAAGGCAAAGGGAACACAGTGAAAATCCACTTCACCGTTTCTCCAGAACATGAGTCCAAATTCAAAGTTGAAATAGACGCCATCCTTCCCGCTCTTGAAAAAGAACATGGATGTACTTTCCAGATATCATATTCCCAACAAAAGAAGTCCACCGATACCATTGCGGTAAATATGGACAACACACCCTTTACCGAAGATGACGACAGCATACTTTTCAGACCTGCCGGTCATGGAGCTTTGCTAGAAAACCTGAATGATATCTCGGCAGATCTTATTTTCATCAAAAACATAGACAATGTAGTGCCGGACCGTTTGAAGCCCACTACGGTAGATTACAAAATGGCCATTGGCGGATTGCTGCTGGAAGCTCAGGAAAAAGTTTTTGAGGCACTACGCAGATTAGAAAGCCAACAAGATGAAGAATGTGTAAGTTTCGCAGCGAATGTTTTCACGAATGAATTGGGCGGCAAACTACCGGAAGGCTTTTCTTCCTTGTCTGAGGAGGCCAAATCGGCATTTCTCAAAATGAAACTGAACCGACCAATTCGTGTCTGTGGTATGGTAAAAAATACAGGAGAACCTGGAGGCGGACCTTTCTGGGTGATGGAAGATGATGGTTTCCAGTCGCTACAAATATTAGAAACTGCCCAGATCGATTTAAATGACCCATCCTCCAAAGACCACTTCAATAAAGCGACCCACTTCAATCCTGTGGATTTGGTCTGCGGTACCCGGGACTACAAGGGTGAATCCTTTGATTTATTGGAATTCAGGGATATGATGACAGGATTTATCACCGAGAAATCTAAAAGTGGTAAAAACCTGAAAGCCTTGGAATTACCTGGTCTTTGGAATGGCGCAATGGCCGGTTGGAACACCATCTTCGTGGAAGTGCCTCTGATTACCTTCAATCCAGTGAAGACAGTGAATGATTTGCTGAGAGAGGAACACCAGTAA
- a CDS encoding LytR/AlgR family response regulator transcription factor gives MKTLQVIIVEDEFHSRETLKAFLTEYCPQVELVETASNVEEAIEKISSLRPNLVFMDIELQTGTGFDVIQQVKHLDFHLIFTTAFEHYAIRAIKYSSIDYLLKPIDLDELLAAVQKVNALIASESRQHMLENLLMNFQISNPENRRICLSTAEGMEFIPANHISYCEANGSYTDFHLTDNRKLVVSKNLKEYETLLADMNFMRVHNSFLINLDEVKKFIKSEGGYIVMNNDKQVSISNSKREEFMKRMGI, from the coding sequence ATGAAAACATTGCAAGTGATCATCGTAGAGGATGAATTCCATAGCAGGGAGACCCTCAAAGCATTTTTGACAGAATACTGTCCTCAGGTGGAGCTAGTAGAAACGGCCTCCAATGTAGAAGAAGCAATAGAAAAGATCTCTTCTTTACGACCCAACTTGGTGTTCATGGATATTGAGCTTCAGACTGGCACCGGATTCGACGTGATCCAACAGGTAAAACATCTGGATTTTCACTTGATATTCACGACGGCTTTTGAGCACTATGCCATCAGGGCAATTAAATACAGTTCAATAGACTACCTTCTGAAACCGATCGACTTGGATGAATTGTTAGCGGCAGTTCAAAAAGTAAATGCACTGATAGCGTCAGAGTCCAGACAGCATATGCTGGAGAATCTTCTTATGAATTTTCAAATATCAAATCCTGAAAACCGGAGGATTTGTCTTTCTACGGCTGAGGGGATGGAATTTATCCCTGCCAATCATATCAGCTATTGCGAAGCGAATGGCTCCTACACGGACTTTCATTTGACTGACAACCGCAAATTGGTGGTCAGCAAGAATCTCAAAGAGTATGAAACCCTTCTTGCTGACATGAATTTCATGCGGGTTCACAATAGTTTTCTGATCAATCTGGATGAGGTTAAAAAATTTATCAAATCAGAAGGAGGCTACATCGTGATGAATAATGATAAGCAGGTAAGTATATCGAATTCCAAACGAGAAGAATTCATGAAAAGGATGGGGATTTAG